One Cellulosimicrobium protaetiae genomic region harbors:
- a CDS encoding cation acetate symporter, whose protein sequence is MSALPLVAIGLLLLATGLIGFYGLRISRTTSDFFVASRTVRPVWNASAISGEYLSAGTFLGLSGLVLLSGAEAFWFPVGYAAGYLLVLLFVAGPLRRSGAYTIPDFVHARLDSVVARRVTSVLVLVIGWLYVVPQLHGAALVITSVAPVPPWVGSVGIAVVVSAVVAAGGMRSITFVQAFQFWVKLTALALPLVFVLMALGGAFEPGGATVTFDPAAVFPHDAGPGGLDAYATVSLLLALLLGTTGLPHVLVRFYTSPDGGSARRTTVVVLVMISVFYMVSSTLGLVARVVAPDLAEPGVADTVVLTLPTRLVPGIGGELLAALVVAGAFAAFLGTSSGLVVALAGVVSQDLFGGTVRSFRWSAVACTLIPLAFALVTIPQGLVTSVGTVFVFAASALSPVILLGVWWRRLTARGAVAGMVVGSVLCATALLASSALVAAGYGTGPAGEAVDGVPGVVRALLAQPAAWTIPLATATVVVVSLRDRHGPPLRTDRFLRRLHVPELRRR, encoded by the coding sequence GTGAGCGCGCTGCCCCTCGTCGCGATCGGGCTGCTCCTGCTCGCGACCGGCCTCATCGGGTTCTACGGCCTGCGCATCTCGCGCACCACGAGCGACTTCTTCGTCGCGTCGCGCACCGTCCGTCCGGTGTGGAACGCGTCCGCGATCAGCGGCGAGTACCTGTCCGCCGGCACGTTCCTCGGCCTCTCGGGCCTCGTGCTGCTCTCGGGTGCCGAGGCGTTCTGGTTCCCCGTCGGGTACGCGGCCGGGTACCTGCTCGTCCTGCTGTTCGTCGCCGGCCCGCTGCGCCGCAGCGGCGCGTACACGATCCCCGACTTCGTCCACGCCCGGCTCGACTCCGTCGTCGCGCGCCGCGTGACGAGCGTGCTCGTGCTCGTCATCGGGTGGCTCTACGTCGTGCCGCAGCTCCACGGCGCGGCGCTCGTCATCACGAGCGTCGCGCCCGTCCCGCCGTGGGTCGGGTCGGTCGGGATCGCGGTCGTCGTGAGCGCGGTCGTCGCGGCCGGCGGCATGCGCTCCATCACGTTCGTCCAGGCGTTCCAGTTCTGGGTCAAGCTCACCGCGCTCGCGCTGCCCCTCGTGTTCGTGCTCATGGCGCTGGGCGGCGCGTTCGAGCCGGGTGGCGCCACCGTGACCTTCGACCCCGCGGCGGTCTTCCCGCACGACGCCGGTCCCGGCGGCCTCGACGCGTACGCGACCGTGTCGCTCCTGCTCGCGCTGCTGCTCGGGACCACCGGCCTGCCGCACGTCCTCGTGCGCTTCTACACCTCGCCCGACGGCGGCTCCGCCCGCCGCACGACCGTCGTCGTGCTCGTGATGATCAGCGTGTTCTACATGGTGTCCAGCACGCTCGGGCTCGTCGCCCGGGTCGTCGCACCCGACCTCGCGGAGCCCGGCGTCGCCGACACCGTCGTCCTCACGCTGCCGACCCGCCTCGTGCCCGGGATCGGTGGCGAGCTCCTCGCCGCGCTCGTCGTGGCGGGTGCTTTCGCCGCGTTCCTCGGCACGTCGTCGGGGCTCGTCGTGGCGCTCGCGGGCGTCGTGAGCCAGGACCTGTTCGGCGGGACCGTGCGGTCCTTCCGCTGGTCGGCGGTCGCGTGCACGCTCATCCCGCTGGCGTTCGCGCTCGTCACCATCCCGCAGGGCCTCGTGACGAGCGTCGGGACGGTGTTCGTCTTCGCCGCGTCCGCCCTCTCGCCGGTGATCCTGCTCGGCGTGTGGTGGCGCCGCCTCACCGCGCGCGGCGCGGTCGCGGGGATGGTCGTCGGGTCCGTCCTGTGCGCGACGGCGCTGCTCGCCTCGTCCGCGCTCGTCGCCGCGGGCTACGGGACCGGCCCGGCCGGGGAGGCGGTCGACGGCGTCCCCGGCGTCGTGCGCGCCCTGCTCGCCCAGCCCGCCGCCTGGACCATCCCGCTCGCGACGGCGACCGTCGTCGTCGTGTCCCTGCGCGACCGCCACGGACCACCGCTGCGCACCGACCGGTTCCTGCGGCGCCTGCACGTGCCGGAGCTCCGGCGCCGTTGA
- a CDS encoding heavy metal transporter, protein MPDVPAGAPSSGTSTATAGRPEEPDDAAAPYTRGLVRAQLRLGLACVVSFLAVVALLTVTMSAVPALDAVVVLGVPLPWLVHAYGFYPVILAFAVVFAVTAARNERRYRALAEGSGGPDEGGGS, encoded by the coding sequence GTGCCCGACGTCCCGGCGGGCGCACCGTCGTCGGGCACGTCCACGGCCACCGCGGGGCGTCCCGAGGAGCCGGACGACGCCGCGGCTCCCTACACGCGCGGCCTCGTGCGGGCCCAGCTCCGGCTCGGGCTCGCGTGCGTGGTCTCGTTCCTCGCGGTCGTCGCGCTGCTCACCGTGACGATGAGCGCCGTGCCCGCGCTGGACGCGGTCGTGGTCCTCGGCGTCCCCCTGCCGTGGCTCGTGCACGCCTACGGCTTCTACCCGGTGATCCTCGCGTTCGCGGTCGTGTTCGCGGTCACGGCCGCCCGCAACGAGCGCCGGTACCGCGCGCTCGCCGAAGGGTCCGGCGGCCCGGACGAGGGCGGTGGCTCGTGA
- a CDS encoding methylenetetrahydrofolate reductase translates to MSVADAVGQAHGGAARPTVSFELMPPRRPDAAPKFWETARRLVATHPDFVSVTYGAAGTDRATARQVVGRLLQGTPVLPIAHLTCVGASREDVEEVINDFLDEGVRSFLALRGDPPRDQPDWQPAPDGVRSSTELVALLREVEASRCAADPAAALRGAARPLTIAVATFCDGNPAAGTTRSQEVRRLWQKQQAGASFAITQLFYDASSYTDFVAEARAAGVTIPILAGLLPTTEPARLRRVEELTGVRAPQHLLDALDALPDPEAQHAYGIAYTVDLAQRVLDAGTPGLHVYTFNKHRAALDLLEGVHLGGGSGGTGGSASAAAAPLVPDLASGPWVTGTSLPTTSAATHGTPV, encoded by the coding sequence GTGAGCGTCGCGGACGCCGTCGGGCAGGCCCACGGCGGGGCGGCACGGCCGACGGTCTCGTTCGAGCTCATGCCCCCGCGCCGCCCGGACGCGGCGCCCAAGTTCTGGGAGACGGCACGCCGGCTCGTCGCGACGCACCCCGACTTCGTGTCCGTGACGTACGGCGCCGCGGGCACCGACCGCGCGACCGCGCGCCAGGTCGTCGGCCGCCTGCTCCAGGGCACGCCTGTGCTGCCGATCGCGCACCTCACGTGCGTCGGGGCGTCGCGCGAGGACGTCGAGGAGGTCATCAACGACTTCCTCGACGAGGGCGTGCGGAGCTTCCTCGCGCTGCGGGGCGACCCGCCGCGCGACCAGCCGGACTGGCAGCCCGCGCCCGACGGCGTGCGGTCGTCGACCGAGCTCGTCGCGCTGCTGCGCGAGGTCGAGGCGTCGCGCTGCGCGGCCGACCCTGCCGCCGCCCTGCGGGGCGCCGCCCGCCCGCTGACGATCGCCGTCGCGACGTTCTGCGACGGCAACCCCGCCGCCGGCACCACGCGGAGCCAGGAGGTGCGCCGCCTGTGGCAGAAGCAGCAGGCCGGCGCGAGCTTCGCGATCACGCAGCTCTTCTACGACGCGTCGTCGTACACCGACTTCGTCGCCGAGGCCCGTGCGGCCGGCGTGACGATCCCCATCCTCGCCGGGCTGCTGCCCACGACGGAGCCCGCGCGGCTCCGTCGCGTCGAGGAGCTCACGGGCGTGCGCGCGCCCCAGCACCTGCTGGACGCGCTCGACGCCCTGCCCGACCCGGAGGCGCAGCACGCCTACGGGATCGCGTACACCGTGGACCTCGCGCAGCGCGTCCTCGACGCGGGCACGCCCGGTCTGCACGTGTACACGTTCAACAAGCACCGCGCCGCTCTTGACCTGCTCGAGGGTGTCCACCTCGGCGGCGGGTCGGGCGGGACCGGGGGCAGCGCCAGCGCTGCCGCCGCCCCGCTCGTCCCGGACCTGGCCAGCGGGCCGTGGGTCACCGGCACCTCCCTGCCCACGACGAGCGCCGCCACGCACGGCACGCCCGTCTGA
- the metE gene encoding 5-methyltetrahydropteroyltriglutamate--homocysteine S-methyltransferase → MATSVPSPTQNPVGFPAGTVLGYPRIGRRRELKKAVEAFWAGRTSVDELEATARELRLATVRRLVDLGLGADDASVPGSFSFYDQVLDVAASLGAVPSRFASLLGTGPDEAGRLDLAGYFTVARGQGDDAPLEMTKWFDTNYHYLVPEIGPDTPIRFVDDRVVREFVEAKEAGVVTRPVVVGPVTFLALSKAADDAPAGYSPLDRLDDVVAAYADLLRALAAAGAPWVQLDEPILVTDSVDVPFADLAAAVESAYRALATDLRPVPNPGSSPDSSADPAATPGSAQDARPAILVAAPFGALQAGAETAGGAARDGLALLAGTDVDAIAIDLVKGAVPTAADGGVPGLAGKTLVAGVIDGHNVWRADLAAKLDVVDAVEGLGAGAVSVGTSTSLLHVPHDVEDETLAAPGTASGTTLDPRLRDWLAFADQKVGEVATLARALTEGRDAVAAEIEASRAAVASRAEASGVVVPAVRERAAALTDADFARGDYAQRAAAQQERLNLPPLPTTTIGSFPQTPEIRRARALWTKGELSDADYTTAMREEIARVVAIQEELGLDVLVHGEPERNDMVQYFAEHLDGFAVTANGWVQSYGSRCVRPPILWGDVTRPEPITVEWSSYTASLTEKPVKGMLTGPVTILAWSFVRDDQPLGDTANQVGLALRDEIADLEAAGIGIVQVDEPALRELLPLRRDDQPAYLDWSVGSFRLATSGVEAATQIHTHLCYSEFGEVIGAIDGLDADVTSVEAARSRMEIVPELRDAGYSRGIGPGVYDIHSPRVPSTEEVTELLELAVKSIDPRVVWVNPDCGLKTRRYEETVPSLEHLVAATKAVRATLA, encoded by the coding sequence ATGGCCACTTCCGTACCCTCCCCTACCCAGAATCCGGTCGGTTTCCCCGCCGGCACCGTGCTCGGCTACCCGCGCATCGGGCGCCGCCGCGAGCTCAAGAAGGCCGTCGAGGCGTTCTGGGCCGGGCGCACGAGCGTCGACGAGCTCGAGGCGACGGCCCGCGAGCTGCGCCTCGCGACCGTCCGCCGGCTCGTCGACCTCGGTCTCGGCGCCGACGACGCCTCGGTCCCCGGCTCGTTCTCCTTCTACGACCAGGTGCTCGACGTCGCCGCCTCCCTCGGGGCGGTCCCGTCGCGGTTCGCGTCGCTCCTCGGCACCGGGCCGGACGAGGCGGGACGCCTCGACCTCGCCGGCTACTTCACCGTGGCACGGGGTCAGGGTGACGACGCCCCGCTCGAGATGACCAAGTGGTTCGACACGAACTACCACTACCTGGTCCCCGAGATCGGCCCGGACACCCCGATCCGGTTCGTCGACGACCGCGTCGTGCGCGAGTTCGTCGAGGCGAAGGAGGCCGGCGTCGTGACGCGGCCCGTCGTCGTCGGGCCGGTGACGTTCCTCGCGCTCTCCAAGGCGGCTGACGACGCCCCCGCGGGCTACTCGCCGCTCGACCGGCTCGACGACGTCGTCGCCGCCTACGCCGACCTGCTGCGCGCGCTCGCCGCCGCCGGCGCCCCGTGGGTGCAGCTCGACGAGCCGATCCTCGTCACCGACTCGGTCGACGTGCCGTTCGCCGACCTCGCCGCCGCGGTGGAGTCGGCGTACCGCGCCCTCGCGACCGACCTCCGCCCCGTGCCGAACCCGGGGTCTTCGCCGGACTCGTCCGCGGACCCGGCCGCGACCCCGGGTTCGGCGCAGGACGCGCGGCCCGCGATCCTCGTCGCCGCGCCGTTCGGCGCGCTCCAGGCCGGTGCCGAGACCGCCGGAGGGGCCGCCCGGGACGGGCTTGCGCTCCTCGCGGGCACCGACGTGGACGCCATCGCGATCGACCTCGTCAAGGGCGCCGTCCCCACGGCCGCCGACGGCGGCGTCCCCGGCCTCGCCGGCAAGACGCTCGTCGCGGGCGTGATCGACGGGCACAACGTGTGGCGCGCGGACCTCGCGGCGAAGCTCGACGTCGTCGACGCCGTCGAGGGACTGGGTGCCGGCGCGGTCTCGGTCGGCACGTCGACGTCGCTGCTGCACGTGCCGCACGACGTCGAGGACGAGACGCTCGCCGCGCCCGGCACCGCGTCGGGCACGACGCTCGACCCGCGCCTGCGCGACTGGCTCGCGTTCGCCGACCAGAAGGTCGGCGAGGTCGCGACGCTCGCGCGCGCGCTCACGGAGGGTCGCGACGCCGTCGCGGCGGAGATCGAGGCGTCCCGCGCGGCGGTGGCGTCGCGCGCGGAGGCGAGCGGCGTCGTCGTGCCCGCGGTGCGCGAGCGCGCGGCCGCGCTGACCGACGCGGACTTCGCGCGCGGCGACTACGCCCAGCGTGCGGCCGCGCAGCAGGAGCGCCTGAACCTGCCGCCGCTCCCCACGACGACGATCGGGTCGTTCCCGCAGACGCCGGAGATCCGCCGCGCCCGCGCGCTGTGGACGAAGGGCGAGCTGTCGGACGCGGACTACACGACCGCGATGCGTGAGGAGATCGCGCGCGTCGTCGCGATCCAGGAAGAGCTGGGCCTCGACGTGCTCGTGCACGGCGAGCCCGAGCGCAACGACATGGTGCAGTACTTCGCGGAGCACCTCGACGGGTTCGCGGTCACGGCGAACGGCTGGGTCCAGTCGTACGGGTCGCGCTGCGTGCGCCCGCCGATCCTGTGGGGCGACGTCACGCGCCCGGAGCCCATCACGGTCGAGTGGTCGTCGTACACGGCGTCGCTCACCGAGAAGCCCGTCAAGGGCATGCTCACCGGGCCGGTCACGATCCTTGCGTGGTCGTTCGTGCGCGACGACCAGCCGCTCGGCGACACCGCGAACCAGGTGGGCCTCGCGCTGCGCGACGAGATCGCGGACCTGGAGGCCGCGGGCATCGGGATCGTGCAGGTCGACGAGCCCGCGCTGCGCGAGCTCCTGCCGCTGCGGCGCGACGACCAGCCGGCGTACCTCGACTGGTCGGTCGGCTCGTTCCGGCTCGCGACGTCGGGCGTGGAGGCGGCGACGCAGATCCACACGCACCTGTGCTACTCGGAGTTCGGCGAGGTCATCGGCGCGATCGACGGCCTCGACGCCGACGTGACGTCGGTCGAGGCGGCGCGCTCGCGCATGGAGATCGTGCCGGAGCTGCGTGACGCCGGGTACTCGCGCGGCATCGGGCCGGGCGTCTACGACATCCACAGCCCGCGCGTGCCCTCCACGGAGGAGGTCACCGAGCTGCTGGAGCTCGCGGTGAAGTCGATCGATCCGCGCGTCGTCTGGGTCAACCCGGACTGCGGGCTCAAGACCCGCCGCTACGAGGAGACCGTGCCGTCGCTCGAGCACCTCGTCGCCGCGACGAAGGCCGTGCGCGCGACCCTCGCCTGA